The following coding sequences lie in one Deltaproteobacteria bacterium genomic window:
- a CDS encoding sigma 54-interacting transcriptional regulator, which produces LKKGRFEFANEGTIFLDEIGELTPSTQAKLLRVLQERQFERLGGTKTIDIDVRIIAATNKDLENAIIEKKFREDLYYRLNVVPIFMPALRDRKEDIPLLAEHFLRQANEEHGKHCKLSEEAMQFLIEYGWPGNVREFENIMERAVIMAKGAVIGLKDLPIPIAPHNIQVPAQSRAVYKNQESYMLGSMVKNIEKNKIIEALKESNGIKARASRMLGITQRQLGYKIKKYGISVEVSAVVNDE; this is translated from the coding sequence AGCTGAAAAAAGGAAGATTTGAATTTGCTAACGAGGGAACCATATTCCTTGATGAAATCGGAGAATTGACACCATCCACTCAGGCAAAACTTTTAAGAGTTCTACAGGAAAGACAGTTTGAAAGGCTTGGCGGGACAAAGACAATAGATATTGATGTAAGGATTATAGCTGCTACAAATAAAGACCTTGAAAATGCAATAATTGAGAAGAAATTTAGAGAAGACCTGTACTACAGACTGAATGTTGTCCCTATATTTATGCCTGCATTAAGGGATCGCAAAGAAGATATCCCATTACTTGCAGAGCATTTCCTCAGGCAGGCTAATGAAGAACATGGTAAACACTGTAAACTGTCGGAAGAAGCAATGCAGTTTCTTATTGAATACGGCTGGCCGGGGAATGTGAGAGAATTTGAGAATATCATGGAGCGAGCAGTCATAATGGCAAAAGGTGCGGTGATCGGGCTGAAAGACCTCCCCATCCCTATTGCACCTCATAATATTCAGGTTCCTGCGCAGAGCCGCGCGGTATACAAAAATCAGGAATCATACATGCTCGGCAGTATGGTAAAGAATATCGAGAAGAATAAAATAATAGAGGCATTAAAGGAATCCAACGGCATAAAGGCAAGGGCATCAAGAATGCTTGGCATAACTCAGAGGCAGCTTGGTTATAAAATCAAAAAATACGGAATATCTGTAGAAGTGTCTGCTGTGGTAAATGATGAATAG